A single window of Lathamus discolor isolate bLatDis1 chromosome 20, bLatDis1.hap1, whole genome shotgun sequence DNA harbors:
- the LOC136023941 gene encoding uncharacterized protein LOC136023941 isoform X2 yields the protein MLLRARILCCLLLALLQRGCGDTEDGDLEDEGYYVYLDDDELPEVLGGAARCQDTYQDWISLYCWAPFHASLMTTPEGSRCCWEQISRFMLNTSPTAQGLSPLGQA from the exons ATGCTCCTCAGGGCGCGGatcctctgctgcctgctcctcgCCCTGCTCCAGCGCG GGTGTGGGGACACAGAGGATGGGGACCTAGAGGATGAAG GTTACTACGTGTACCTGGATGATGACG AACTGCCGGAGGTGCTGGGGGGGGCAGCCCGCTGCCAGGACACCTACCAGGACTGGATCTCCCTCTACTGCTGGGCTCCCTTCCACGCCAGCCTCATGACCACCCCTGAGGGCAgccgctgctgctgggagcagatcAGCAG GTTCATGCTGAATACTTCACCAACTGCACAGGGGCTGAGCCCCCTCGGCCAAGCGTGA
- the LOC136023941 gene encoding receptor activity-modifying protein 1-like isoform X1 — protein MLLRARILCCLLLALLQRGCGDTEDGDLEDEGYYVYLDDDELPEVLGGAARCQDTYQDWISLYCWAPFHASLMTTPEGSRCCWEQISSAYSELSGCTQLLAQLLSCPWPNSILDAFFRQVHAEYFTNCTGAEPPRPSVMPPGLALAVAVGLSCLVPLAAAVVLSRAPKGAHTPAPASPHACEEPAAAPFLSSPGN, from the exons ATGCTCCTCAGGGCGCGGatcctctgctgcctgctcctcgCCCTGCTCCAGCGCG GGTGTGGGGACACAGAGGATGGGGACCTAGAGGATGAAG GTTACTACGTGTACCTGGATGATGACG AACTGCCGGAGGTGCTGGGGGGGGCAGCCCGCTGCCAGGACACCTACCAGGACTGGATCTCCCTCTACTGCTGGGCTCCCTTCCACGCCAGCCTCATGACCACCCCTGAGGGCAgccgctgctgctgggagcagatcAGCAG TGCCTACAGTGAGCTCTCCGGCTGCACCCAgctgctggcccagctcctctcctgcccCTGGCCCAACTCCATCCTCGACGCCTTCTTCCGACAGGTTCATGCTGAATACTTCACCAACTGCACAGGGGCTGAGCCCCCTCGGCCAAGCGTGATGCCCCCCGGGCTGGCTCTGGCTGTGGCCGTGGGGCTCAGCTGCCTCGTGCCCCTCGCAGCAGCCGTTGTGCTCAGCAGAGCCCCAAAGGGGGCTCAcaccccagcccctgcctccccCCATGCCTGTGAGGAGCCAGCGGCTGCCCCCTTCCTTTCCAGCCCTGGGAACTGA